A part of Bacteroidales bacterium genomic DNA contains:
- a CDS encoding glycosyltransferase family 4 protein, whose protein sequence is LFNQTELLLAGKGSEELVDNLQKEMSLKNIKTTGTVDDIKPFIASAKASIIPLWQGSGSRLKCIEAMALKTQIISTSLGAEGIKHEGTILLADNAIDFQNSILQVLNNQTDYTIKAFEICKKQYSLDAILISLDKIIKNLLEDS, encoded by the coding sequence ATTATTTAACCAGACCGAATTGCTATTGGCCGGAAAAGGTTCCGAAGAACTGGTAGATAATCTGCAAAAAGAGATGAGCCTGAAGAATATTAAAACGACAGGAACAGTTGATGATATAAAACCATTTATTGCCAGTGCAAAAGCCTCAATCATACCCTTATGGCAAGGTTCAGGTTCCAGGTTAAAGTGTATTGAAGCCATGGCTCTAAAAACTCAGATAATTAGTACATCATTAGGTGCTGAAGGCATCAAACACGAAGGTACTATATTGCTGGCTGATAATGCGATTGATTTTCAAAATAGTATTTTACAAGTTCTAAATAACCAAACAGATTATACGATCAAGGCATTTGAAATTTGCAAAAAACAATATTCGCTAGATGCTATTTTAATTTCTCTTGATAAAATAATTAAAAACTTATTGGAAGACAGCTAG